A single Phragmites australis chromosome 4, lpPhrAust1.1, whole genome shotgun sequence DNA region contains:
- the LOC133914068 gene encoding uncharacterized protein LOC133914068: MDSKKLALRPISTKKVDGSFGGKAAVARERSSLANASFRVYYSLRAGAVPFLWESKPGTPKSGAGATAAVSPAEMSSTTAELLPPISPPPSYQSSQLKGRRRCRPRSSWPAAGVLRALLGVLGLRKSHRRSHGPPTSDL; this comes from the coding sequence ATGGATTCCAAGAAGCTCGCGCTCCGGCCGATCTCCACCAAGAAAGTCGATGGCAGCTTTGGCGGcaaggcggcggtggcgagggAGCGGTCGAGCCTGGCGAACGCGTCGTTCCGGGTGTACTACAGCCTGCGCGCCGGCGCCGTGCCGTTCCTGTGGGAGTCCAAGCCCGGCACGCCCAagagcggcgccggcgccacgGCCGCCGTCTCACCAGCCGAGATGTCAAGCACCACTGCTGAACTACTGCCACCGAtatcgccgccgccgtcatACCAGTCGTCCCAGCTGAAGGGCAGGAGGAGGTGCCGGCCGAGGTCGTCCTGGCCGGCGGCCGGCGTCCTGAGGGCGCTACTCGGGGTGCTCGGCCTCAGGAAGAGCCACCGCCGGTCGCATGGCCCGCCCACCTCGGATCTTTGA